A region of the Fusobacteria bacterium ZRK30 genome:
TTTTGTTTACCGCTTTATAAAATTCACATCTCTTTATCTTACTAAAAATAGTCCCTTTAGGGAAAGTTCTCCTTAATAAATCGTTTGTATTCTCATTTGTTCCTCTCTCCCATGAGTGATAAGGGTTAGCAAAATAAGCTTTAATACCTAATGCTTCCTCTAATTCTTTAAATTTAGAGAATTCTTTCCCGTTATCCGATGTAAATGTTTTTATGTATTCTTTAGGTATATATTTAAAATTCTCTATTGTTGCCTCATTAAAAGTATCTGATTTTCTATTAATCATTAGCTCCGCTACAAGATATCTTGATTTCCTATCAACATAAGTCATCATAGCACCTTTTTTCCTGCGCCAACGATAGTATCGCTTTCAAAATGACCAATCTCACTTCTATCATTCGCTTCTTCAGACCTTTCTTCTATCATCTTTTTATTAGGGATTTTACCCCTTGTTTCTTTCAATCCTCTAGGCTTTTGTTTGCCTTTTCTAGTTAAAAGGTATTTAGTACTCTCCGTAAGAAAATCAAGATATATTGCTCTATAAATTGTTTTAAATGAAATAGAATATTGGTTGTCTAATTTAGCTCTTCCTGATATTTGTTCTGGACTCCAACCTGATTCTAACTTTTCTTGAATATCTACCAAAAGGATCGAATCTCTTAATTTGTGCTTTCTTCCACAAAGTTGTTTTCTTTTTTTGTATAAAAACTGGGCTTTATTAGGAGTGTACTCACCATCAACTGAATTTCTATTAATTTCTCTATAAATACTAACTCTATTTTTCTTTAATTTAGCTGCAATAAAACTAATTGATTTTTTTTGCGCTAAAAATTTAAATATACTTTCTCTTTCTTCAATGGTAAAATGTTTATGATTCATAAATACTCCTTTAATGTTTGGTCGCACTTACATTATACCAAGGAAATATTTATGAATTTTTTTGTTGCATTTAATTATACAATTCAAGAGGTAAAAAAAAAAATAAAATAAAGGAAATTTTTTTTTTTTGAGAAGATGGTATATAGTTGTAATTTTAAATCGAGGAGGGATTGGTATGAGAAGAATGAAAAAAGGATTTACATTGATAGAACTATTAGTGGTAATCGCAATAATCGGGATATTAGCGACAACTCTAGCACCAAAGTTAAGAGAACAGTTAGCCAAGGCTAAGGACTCAAAAGCGGTGGCATTACTGGGAGCAGCAAGGACAGCAGGGCAAGTAGCATTTATGGATGAAATGGTAAAAAATGATACAGGAACTATAACTGTGACAATGGGGGGGATAAAAGCTAAACTAGATACAAAAGCAAATGATATGTTCGGTACAGATGATATATTAACAGTAGGAGGATCAAGGGCTTCAGAATCAGCTAGTATAGATTATGATAATAATAAAATTGCTTTAGCAATAACAATGAATGATGATGTTTCAGTAGATTTTACAACGACAGGAACAAGTGTAACAGTTGGAAGTCATAGTGTGGAAGATAAAGAGTGGGTTAAATACTAAATTAAGTTGTTATATTTAATTTCTTATTCTTGTGTTTCGGGTTAAAGTTAGAGGAAGTGAAATTAAGTGAGATAAAATTGAATGGAAAATATTTAAAGGGTTTGAGAAATATCTCAAACTCTTTTTTATTTCCTGGGTAATAAAAAAATCTCCTTTTTATTAGTATTTATTTATAGTATTATAATAGTATGAATATAACTAAGTATTATGGTGGAGAGTATGAAAAAATTAAAGCAAGGATTTACTCTGATAGAGCTGTTGGTAGTGATAGCTGTAATTGGTATTTTAGCAACAACGTTGGCACCTAAACTAAGGGAGCAATTGGCTAAGGGAAAGGATGCAAAGGTAATAGCAGCTTTAGGAACAGGAAGAACAGCGATAAGCACAATATCTTTTGAGAAGATGGTAAATACTGATACAAATAATATTACAATAACCTATGATGAATTCAGAGATAGGTTAGATAAAAAAAGCAGAAAAATATTTAAAGAGGACGATGGAGATATATGGGTAGGAGGATCAAGAAAGGATCCGAAGACAGATCCTAATTCACCTATTAAATATAATATGAATTTAACCCTGTCCCATGTATATAAAAATAATGAACAGGGAGAACAATCATTTAATAAAACATTGCCTATGATAATAGATGATGATGAGACATTGCTATTTTTATCTCCAAGGGCAACTCCAAATGGATATGTTTACAGTATAGAAGGAAAAAAATGGATTGATTATTAAAAAAGGAATTGAGGCAGCTGCCTCAATTCCTTTTTTTTTTTAAAACCCTAAACTATCCAGGATCTTTTCTCCTAATTTTCTATTTTTACCTTTATATGGGTAGCAGTGAATGTGGATAGCGGGATTAAAGTTGATCTCGATTATCCCGTGATTACTGTCATTTGGAATCTCTTTTATGTCTTTTATCATCATATCCACACCGCAGATAGTAGCATCTGCAGCTTTAGCTGAGTCTATGGCAATCTGCTTATATTCATCCAAAATATCATCGGTGAAATCGATACTGTCTCCCCCAGTGCTGATATTTGAGTTCTCTCTGAGGTATATAGTTTCAGCTTTTTTCGGTATATAGTCAAAGTTTAAATTTTGACTTGCTAAAAATGTCTCCTCAGCTTCTCCTAGATTTATCTTTTGCAGGGGTTTTTTATAACCTGTTCCCCTTAAAACATCTTTATTTTTTTCTTCCACCAATGTTTTGATAGAGTGTTTTCCGTCTCCTACAACATTTGCCGGGACCCTGTGAAGGATTCCTACAACTTTATCCTTTAATACAAAGATTCTATATTCCTTCCCCTCTATAAATTCCTCTATCAGGATAGAATCATCCTCTCCAAAGGCAAAATTTAGGGCAGTTTTATAATCTGTCAAAGTAAATTCCTTGGGAAGGATTGTTATCCCCAATCCAAAATTAGTGGAGTTAGGTTTGACAACTGTTTTAGTGCCCTGATATCTATAAAAGTCATCTATAGCATCCTGTGAATTGGTATAATATCCTCCTTTAGGAACTTTTATCTGATTCTTTTCCAATATCTTTTTAGTCACCAATTTATTTTCCATGATGAGGACAGTGCTATATGAATCTAAGGAAGTTTTAGTAGCCTGGACTATATATTCTGTCTTTCCACCCTTAGTCAGTGAGATAAAATTTTCCTTTCGATCTAAGATCTCAAATTTAACCCCTCTTTTAATAGCATCTTTAAGTAAAATTTGGGTAGAAAGCTCTAAATCTTCATACCCTTTTAGAGAGAAGTTATCGATCTGGCTTTCTTTATAGTATTTTTTAGCTAAATTCAGGTTGAAATCTATAAATCCTTCCTCCCTGATCCCCCTTTCGATTTGACTCGAGATAAGAAGATCGGTATTGTGGAATGATTCCAAGGCCTCTCTGAGAGTATTTGAATAATTTAAATTGGAAATTTTTAAGTTCTCTACAATCATTTCAATCTTTGAAATAATGTCTAATCCTAAATCCTTTAAAAATTTAAATTCTCCTCCATCAAATAATTCCAGATCCACCTTTCTGCCATAGTGGGCTACGAGGTCATGATTTTTATTTCCTTCCCACATCTCTTTTTCTGTGAGACTGTCTTCATCTGTAAATAGGCAGAACAATAGGAATAGGTGTACAAAGTACAGCTGATCTATGGAAATTCCTGTTTTTATCATGGGGTTTAGGTCTAATAACCGGACTTCTAAATATTCAATTCCATCTTCTTCGATGGATTTCAATAAGTTTGTATTGTCTTTAGCTTTTAATCTGATAGGGCTGTAGTATTCCTTTTCACTGATTAATTTTTCCTGAGAGATCAATTTTTTGATATTTTCTACATATTCTGCTCTGGAATTGTAAGGAATATTGAATACTTCCTTATTTTTATACCCGCACATCCCGTTTCTAAAAGAGTTACCTGAGGTATAGGAGAATGAATCGGGAGCTACTTCGTCTAACATATCCACACATTTTCTACTATACGTACCATGGATACTTGGGTTAGCTCCAAATAAGTATATAAGGATCCATCTGTACTTAAAGAAATTTCTCGAAATCTTTAGATAGATCTCATCTTTGAATAATTTAAAATCAGAACTTTCAGACTCTTTGTATAATAGATCTAAAAATTCATCTTTAAAGGAAAAATTATAGTGGATTCCCGATAAAAGCTGCTTTTGTTTACCATATTTTTGCGAGAGATAATCTCTGTATTTTTGAGCCCGATTCCCTTCACAGGTTTCTTCAAATGTAGAAACGGGAATATCCTCCTCGTCTGGGAGCGATGGAGGAGTGCTTTGAGGCCAGAGATACTCGTCTTTTAGTTCAAGACTCACAATATCGTGTAAACTATCTAAAAAATTATAAGTTTCCTCGATGGTATCCATAGAGGGAGTGATCATCTCTACCTGACTCTCGGAAAAATCAGTTGTAATATATGGATTTTTTAATTTATTTCCAAAAATATCAGGGTGTTTTGTCATAGCAAGATGACCGCTAGAATCTACCCTGACATTTTCCTTTTCTATCCCAAAATTGCATCTAGTTAAAAATCTATTTAATTTTTTATCATTTATAATATCCATTAATTTTTTCATTTCTGCCCTCCCTCTTTTTTATACTGTCTAGATTTTGATTGTTTTTAATTATTTATGCTATTTTTAATTTGTGACTAAAGTTTTTTCTTCTTTAAATCTTTTTAAATGGATCATAAACCAAATTGGAAGAGCTATCCCTTTGAAAATACTACTTATAGTAATACTCCACCAAATACCATTTAATTCTAACACTGTGGCAGATAATAGGAGAGCCATAGGTATACGAGCTCCTGTAAGGATTATACTTACAATAGATGGAGGCAATGTTTTTCCGATACCCTGGAATCCTCCTACAGTGGTCATCTCAACTACCATAAATAACTGGGATACCCCTAATATTCGTAGGTAATTAGCTCCTAAACTGACTATATAATCATCCTGTAAAAATATCCTGAATATAGGCTCTGGAAAGACTATCAGGATAAAACTTACAAAGACTCCTAAAACAGAGATTATCCCAATGGCATTGAAGTATCCTTTTTTTATTCGGTCATATTTTTTAGCTCCATAGTTTTGTCCTACAAAGGCAGCCAATGCTCCTTGGAACCCTCCTGCTGTAATCCATGAAATAGATTCTATCTGTACCCCTACTCTTTGGACAGCTATGGCATCTGCTCCCCAATTGGCTATAATCCTTGCGATAAATACAGAGAATCCTGTAAAAAGAATTCTTTGGGCAGCTATAGGAGTACCAATCTTTATAATATCTCTGGTTTTTTCCATATCATATATGAATCCACGAGTAAATATCTGGTAGTTTTTTCTAAGATAGATAAATAAAATAGTAGAAACTATTGTCTGGGCCAAGACTGTGGCTATGGCAGCTCCTACTACCCCCAATTTTGGAAATCCAAATAATCCAAAGATTAATATGGGGTCTAAGATAATATTTAAGATAAGCCCGATACTGGTTATTAAAAATGGTGTTTTACTGTCTCCATGACCATTGAATATTCGTGTGAAAACCAATGACAAAGAGGAGAAAAATATCCCGAAAGCTGTGATGGACATATAATCGACTGCCATCTTTTCAATTGCTGGATTATTTAATTTAAAAAATCCTATAAGCTGGTATCTGGAGATCAGAATCAAAACTATAAAGGCCGCAATAAGACCCATGGTATTGATGATAGATGTTTCGGCGTAGGAGTTTGCTTTTTTATAATTTTTTTCTCCTACAGACTGGGATGTTCTGATCCCTGTTCCTATAAAGATAAGGGCTGTTATTGCAAATCCGAATTTCAGGAAAAATCCAGCTGTACCAACAGCAGCTACAGCTCCATTTCCCAATCGTCCAATCCAAATCATATCTATCATATTATATGCCATCTGAATCAATGACATCCCCATGATAGGCAGGGAAAGAAGGGTCAATTTATAGAGAATATTCCCCTCGGTTAAATCATATTTTTTTTTCATATTTCCTCCAAACTGCCTCTCTATTTTCCTTATGAGGGGAATTTAGATGAGGGTCGTTAGTTATAAAAGTTTTTTGATGTAGTTGGTAGCCAAATCTTCACAGTTACTCAAAAGATCGATAGTTTTATCATCTGATATACGATAGTGGGAATAATTTCCTTCCTTTCTTTTGACAATCAGACCTGCATTGCTGAGAATTTTTAGATGCTGAGATAGATTTGCCTGTGTAAATTCAGTGTCATCTACTAATTTGCATACACAAAGTTCTCCATCTACTAATTTTTTTAAGATCTTTAATCTTAACGGGTGACCTAAAGCTTTGAATATTCGAGCTTGGAAATCAATGTTATTCATAAAATCCCTCCTTAAGTATTTAACTAAATAATTATTTGCTTATATATTAAGTTATTTTAATTATAAAAGCAAGGAATATTTATTAAATTAAATTTTAGATTTTATTGCATATAGAATAGATGTATAATAAACTGTTATTATCATAAAAAAAAGGGGTGCAGGAGATGAAAATAGCATTTGTATGTAACGGAAATTCCTTTAAATCTATCATAGGTGAAAGGTTTGGAAATGAATTTAATGATGGAACTTTTGAGATTTTTTCAGCAGGAACAAAGCCGGCTGAAAAACTAAATGAAGCAGGGAAGAAAATAATGGAATCCAAAGGTTATTCTATGGATGGTTATTTTCCTAAAGATATGGATACCTTACCTAAAAAATTAGATGTTTTGGTAAAGATGGGGTGTAATATAGATTGTCCGATCTATATGGCTGATAGAGTAGTAAATTTTGAATTAGAGGATGTAGATGACAAGGAAAGATGTATAGAGTTGATAGAGGTAAAAGTAAAGGAATTATTGGAAACTTTAAAAAGAGGGCGAAAAGCAGAGTCGGCAGCAAGCTGTTGAGGGGATATAAGAGATAATTCTGGAATTGAATTAAAGGAAGATAAAAAAATAAAAACTCCTATAGAGAAAAAGATGTATGAATATATCTGTTATTGTGACAAGGTAACCAAGGGAGACATAGTTACTGCTGTGTTTGGAGGAGCTAAAACTTTCAAGGAAGTAATACAAATAACAGGAGCTATGAAAAACTCTAATTGTGAGGAGAATAATCCAAAAGGTGTCTGTTGCAGTGCTGATATAATAGAACTGCTAAAAGAATACAGCTAAGATAAAGTCAACTAATAAAATGGTAAAATAAAGGTAAGATGAAAGTTGGGAAAGGGAAAATAAAGGGGTGTTAAAAATAACAGATATATAGTATAATGCCCTGTGAAATATAATAAATTTAAGGAGTGATTATTCAATGAATATCATGTTATTTGGAGCACCAGGTGCCGGTAAAGGTACGCAAGCAAAATTTCTAATAGAGAAATACGATATACCTCAAATCTCAACAGGAGATATTTTGAGAGCGGCTATAAAAGCTGGAACAGAGATGGGATTAGAAGCTAAGAAATTTATGGATGAGGGGAAGTTAGTACCAGATTCAACTATCATCGGAATAATAAGAGATAGATTAGCTGAAAAAGATTGTGCAGAAGGATTTATCTTAGATGGATTCCCTAGAACAATACCTCAGGCAGAGGCATTGGAAAAATTGATGGAGGATATGAAAATATCGTTGGATAGAGTAATATCTCTAAATGTACCTGATGAACTGATTGTAGATAGAATTACTGGAAGAAGAGTATGCCCTAAATGTGGAGCATCTTTCCATGTTGAATTTAATCCACCAAAATCTACAGATATCTGTGACTACTGTGGAGAAGCATTGATCATAAGAAAAGATGATACAGCTGAGACTGTTGTAAATAGATTGGCTTCATACCATGCTCAAACAGCACCATTATTTGACTTCTATACTACTAGAGGAGTAATGGCAGAAGTAGATGGAACAAAAGACGTTTCAGAAGTAAAGGAAGATATATTTAAAATATTAGGATAAAGTTATCTAAAAAAGGTGAGGTGGCTCACCTTTTTTATTAGGTAGCAATTAAGAGTTAATTCTCTTTTTATTATATTTAATTAAAATAAAGAGAGTGTAAGGAGGATAAGATGTCAATAACAATTAAAACAAGGGAAGAGATAGAAAAAATAAAGGCAGCAAACCAGATAATCGCTAGATTGTACAATGAAATATTACCTAGTAAGATAGTTCCAGGAGTATCAACAAATGAGCTCAATGTAATAATAGAGGATTATATCAGAAGCCAGGGAGCTATTCCTGCAACTATAGGTGTAGGAGGACCGCAAAATGCTTACCCGGCAGGTTCTTGTTTATCTGTAAATGAAGAGGTAGTACATGGGATTCCCGGGAACAGGATCTTACAGGAAGGAGATATAATCAGTGTCGATACTGTAACTAACCTAGATGGTTACTATGGAGATTCGGCTATTACATTTCCTGTAGGAGAGATCGATGAGGAATCAAAGAGATTATTAGAAGTAACAAAGGAAGCTCTGGAAATAGGTATAGAGCAATGCTATGCTGGGAACAGATTAGGAGATTTAGGAAATGCAATAGAAGCTCATGTAAAGAAAAATAAATTTACAGTGGTAAGAGACTTTTGCGGGCACGGAGTAGGACATGCTATGCATGAAGATCCTATGGTAATGAACTTTGGAAGAAAAGGCAGAGGGATAAAACTAGAAGAAGGAATGGTGATCGCTATAGAGCCTATGGTGAATTCGGGGTCTTATAAGGTAGGAATTCTAGATGATGGTTGGACAGCTGTAACTAGAGATGGAAAAAGAAGTGCACACTTCGAACATTCAGTGGCTATTGTAGATGGAAAACCACTAGTTTTAAGTAGATATGAAAAATAAAATTTTGATTATAAATATTAGATCTAACCTAGTAAAATAGAGTTTTTGAACAATATAGCAACAGAACTGTAGAACAATACTTTTATCTTTGTTGAAAACTAAAAAAAATAGAGCAAAACAAAAATAAAAAGTAGACTTCTTGTGTGACTTATGATATAATAATTCGGTATTAACAATAAGTTTCGAGGAGGAAGTATGGCGAAACAAGACGTAATAGAATTAGAAGGAGTAATACTTGAAACGTTACCTAATGCTATGTTTAAAGTAGAATTAGAGAACGGACATGTGATTTTAGGTCACATATCAGGAAAGATGAGAATGCATTACATTAGAATCTTGCCTGGAGATAAGGTATTAGTTCAAGTTTCACCTTATGATTTATCAAGAGGGAGAATTGTTTACAGAAAAAAATAATTTTTTTGTGAGAGGAGGTTTCAAATGAAAGTAAGAGCATCAGTAAAGCCTATTTGCGATAAGTGTAAAGTTATTAAAAGACACGGAAAGATCAGAGTAATCTGTAAATCTAATCCTAAGCACAAGCAAGTTCAAGGGTAATTGAAAGCAACACACATTTGAAAAACGCGTACTGTAAAGATATGTTGACCCGTAGGGGCGGTACTTTTGGGTGAAAATTCGGAGTAATCAAAAGGCATGTCGAGGAAAGTGTTTAGCTGGTTATTATACCAAGCGATATATAAAGTAAACGAGGAGGAAAATACGTGGCAAGAGTAGCAGGAGTAGATATCCCTAGAAATAAGAGAATCGTAATCGCATTAACTTATGTCTTTGGAATCGGACAAACAACTTCAGAAAGAGTTTTAACAGAAGCTGGAATCAGTTTTGATGTTAGAGTTAAAGATATGACTGAAGAAGAATTAAACAAGATCAGAGCTATAGTTGACGGAATTAAAGTTGAGGGTGACTTAAGAAAAGACATCAGACTTGATATCAAGAGATTATTAGACATCAGATGTTACAGAGGTTCTAGACATAGAGCAAACTTACCTGTAAGAGGGCAAAAGTCTAAAACTAATGCAAGAACTGTTAAAGGACCAAAGAAAGCAGTTAATAAGAAATAATAATAATAATAAATCTAATTATATAGAAAAATTTAAGTAAGGAGGAGTTAACTTGGCTAAGAAAAGAGGCGCAGTTAAGACTAAGAAGAAATTAAAGAATATTCCTTTAGGAATAGCTCATATACATTCAACTTTTAACAACACTATCATCGCTATCACAGATACTGAAGGAAGAGTTGTAGCTTGGAAATCTGGAGGAACTTCAGGATTCAAGAACACTAAAAAAGGAACTCCATTCGCAGCTCAAATAGCAGCGGAAGAAGTAGCTAAAGCAGCTATGGAGCATGGAATGAAAAAGGTAGAAGTAAGAGTGAAGGGACCTGGTTCTGGAAGAGAAGCTACTATCAGATCATTACAAGCAGCTGGATTAGAAGTATCAAAAATTGTTGATGCTACACCAGTTCCACATAATGGATGTAGACCACCTAAAAAGAGAAGAGTGTAGTTCACTTATTCAAAATTATCGTAGATAAAACGAATTCTGATTATCGGAGTTAAAATAAGAAATAAAGGAGGATATAGGTCAATGGCAATTAATAGACAGCCTGTATTAAAGAGATGTAGAGCTCTTGGATTGGATCCAATAGTTTTAGGTATAAATAAAAAATCAAACAGAGGTCCTAGACCAAATGCAAATCAAAAACCAACTGAATATGCTATTCAATTAAGAGAGAAGCAAAAAGCGAAATTCGTATATGCTGTAATGGAAAAGCAATTCAGAAAGTTATATGAAGAAGCATCAAGAAAAGACGGAGTAACTGGTCTTAACTTAATTCAATATTTAGAGAGAAGATTAGAAAATGTAGTATACAGAATGGGGTTTGTTTCAACTAGAAGACAAGCTAGACAAGTTGTATCTCATGGACATGTTTCTGTAAATGGAAGAAAAGTAAATATCGCGTCTTACAGAGTAAAAGCTGGAGATGTTGTAGCAGTTATAGAAAATTCAAAAAATGTTGAGCTTATCAAATCTGCAATTGAGGAAGCTAACGCTCCTTCATGGATTGAATTAGATAAAGCTAACTTTGCTGGAAAAATCTTACAAAACCCTACAAAAGACGATATGGACTTCGAATTAAATGAAGCATTAATCGTAGAATTCTACTCAAGATAATAAGTTTTGAGAGCACAAAATTTTATGTAGGAGTGATTCAATGTTAAAGATCGAAAAATTAGCAAGAAATATAAACATTACAGAAGAAAAAACTAGTGAATTTGGTGGAAGCTATGTAGTGGAGCCATTATATAGAGGGTATGGAAATACGATTGGTAATGCACTTAGAAGAGTGTTATTATCATCTATTCCAGGAACAGCTATTAAAGGTGTAAGAATTGACGGTGTTTTAAATGAATTTTCTACTATGGAAGGCGTTAAAGAAGCTGTAACTGATATTGTCCTTAATGTTAAGGAGATTATCGTTAAAGCCGATGAGCCTGGTGAGAAAAAAATGACATTATCAATTGAAGGACCAAGAGTTGTTACAGCTGCTGACATCATTCCTGATGCTGGTATCGAAGTAATAAATCCTGATCATATTATCTGTACAGTTACTACTGACAGAAAAGTAGATATGGAATTTATTGTTGATACTGGAGAAGGTTTTGTAGTTGCAGATGAGATCGACAATACAGACTGGTCTGTAGAGTATATCGCAGTTGATGCAATATATACTCCAATCAAAAAAGTTTCTTATGCTGTAGAAGATACTATGGTAGGAAGACAAACTGATTTTGATAAATTAACATTAAATGTTGCAACTGATGGAAGTGTTGAAATCAGAGATGCAATTTCATATGCAGTTGAGCTTTTAAGTTTCCACTTAAACCCATTCTTAGAGATTGGTGACAGAATGGATAGCTTAAGAGACCAAGATGAAGAAGAATTAAATGATGAGCCTGCAACAGCTGTTGTTGAAAACAATGTAGCGGGAACTAAAATTGAGGAGTTAGATCTTACTGTAAGATCATTCAATTGTCTTAAAAAGGCTGGAATTGAAGATGTTGGTCAACTTTCTGAGATGGGATTAACTGAATTGTTAAAGATCAAGAACTTAGGAAGAAAATCATTAGATGAAATTTTAGACAAAATGAGAGAATTAGGATTTGACTTACAGGGTAACAATACCTCTAATTAATCTTATAAGCAAAGGAGGCTAGCTTAAAAATGAATCATAATAAATCATATAGAAAGTTAGGTAGAAGATCAGACCATAGAAAAGCTATGTTAATGAACTTAACTATCTCTTTAATAAATGAAGAAAGAATAGAAACAACTGTAACTAGAGCAAAGGAATTAAGAAAGTTTGCTGAAAGAATGGTTACTTTAGGTAAAAAAGGAGACTTAGCGTCAAGAAGAAGAGCACTTGCATTCTTAAGAGACAAAGATACTGTAGCAAAGTTATTTGCTGAAGTAGCTCCTAAGTACACTGAAAGAAATGGTGGATATACTAGAATTATGAAAACTGCTATCAGAAGAGGAGACTCTTCACAAATGGCAATAATCGAATTAGTATAATTCAATTATAAATAGTTAGATCACTATGTGATCTAACTATTTTTTTATCTCTAAAAATATTAAGAAATAAAAAAGGAGAAGCAGTCAGCTTCTCCTTTACTATTTTTTTGAAAATTTATGATTTACTATGAGTGCTCCAAAGACACATCCCATTCCGATAAATGAGATAAGGTTAGGAGATTCATTGGGTAGGATACTCCAGCTGATGATAGCTCCCGACACAGGAACAAAAAACTTAAACATATTCAGTTCAGATACTTTAACTCCATCTACCTGTATCAAGAAGAACCAGATAGAGAAAGCAACAGCTGAGACCAATGCCAGCCAAACTAAAGCTATATAAAAATTAACTGGCTGATTCAGTTGAATTTCCCCTTCAAAAACTCTTCCCATACCTAGGAGGATAAGTCCCCCCCACAGCATTTGGTTGGTAGTTAAAAATACTCCTGAAATTCCTTTTTTTATCTGAGCTACCTTTATATTGGCAAAACTAGTCAGAGTAGAATTAGCCAGAAGCAGAAGGAT
Encoded here:
- a CDS encoding IS30 family transposase yields the protein MMTYVDRKSRYLVAELMINRKSDTFNEATIENFKYIPKEYIKTFTSDNGKEFSKFKELEEALGIKAYFANPYHSWERGTNENTNDLLRRTFPKGTIFSKIKRCEFYKAVNKINNRPRKCLNWKTPKEVFWGEIEKCCI
- a CDS encoding IS30 family transposase, with protein sequence MNHKHFTIEERESIFKFLAQKKSISFIAAKLKKNRVSIYREINRNSVDGEYTPNKAQFLYKKRKQLCGRKHKLRDSILLVDIQEKLESGWSPEQISGRAKLDNQYSISFKTIYRAIYLDFLTESTKYLLTRKGKQKPRGLKETRGKIPNKKMIEERSEEANDRSEIGHFESDTIVGAGKKVL
- a CDS encoding type II secretion system GspH family protein, translated to MRRMKKGFTLIELLVVIAIIGILATTLAPKLREQLAKAKDSKAVALLGAARTAGQVAFMDEMVKNDTGTITVTMGGIKAKLDTKANDMFGTDDILTVGGSRASESASIDYDNNKIALAITMNDDVSVDFTTTGTSVTVGSHSVEDKEWVKY
- a CDS encoding type II secretion system GspH family protein, whose product is MKKLKQGFTLIELLVVIAVIGILATTLAPKLREQLAKGKDAKVIAALGTGRTAISTISFEKMVNTDTNNITITYDEFRDRLDKKSRKIFKEDDGDIWVGGSRKDPKTDPNSPIKYNMNLTLSHVYKNNEQGEQSFNKTLPMIIDDDETLLFLSPRATPNGYVYSIEGKKWIDY
- the gshAB gene encoding bifunctional glutamate--cysteine ligase GshA/glutathione synthetase GshB, whose protein sequence is MKKLMDIINDKKLNRFLTRCNFGIEKENVRVDSSGHLAMTKHPDIFGNKLKNPYITTDFSESQVEMITPSMDTIEETYNFLDSLHDIVSLELKDEYLWPQSTPPSLPDEEDIPVSTFEETCEGNRAQKYRDYLSQKYGKQKQLLSGIHYNFSFKDEFLDLLYKESESSDFKLFKDEIYLKISRNFFKYRWILIYLFGANPSIHGTYSRKCVDMLDEVAPDSFSYTSGNSFRNGMCGYKNKEVFNIPYNSRAEYVENIKKLISQEKLISEKEYYSPIRLKAKDNTNLLKSIEEDGIEYLEVRLLDLNPMIKTGISIDQLYFVHLFLLFCLFTDEDSLTEKEMWEGNKNHDLVAHYGRKVDLELFDGGEFKFLKDLGLDIISKIEMIVENLKISNLNYSNTLREALESFHNTDLLISSQIERGIREEGFIDFNLNLAKKYYKESQIDNFSLKGYEDLELSTQILLKDAIKRGVKFEILDRKENFISLTKGGKTEYIVQATKTSLDSYSTVLIMENKLVTKKILEKNQIKVPKGGYYTNSQDAIDDFYRYQGTKTVVKPNSTNFGLGITILPKEFTLTDYKTALNFAFGEDDSILIEEFIEGKEYRIFVLKDKVVGILHRVPANVVGDGKHSIKTLVEEKNKDVLRGTGYKKPLQKINLGEAEETFLASQNLNFDYIPKKAETIYLRENSNISTGGDSIDFTDDILDEYKQIAIDSAKAADATICGVDMMIKDIKEIPNDSNHGIIEINFNPAIHIHCYPYKGKNRKLGEKILDSLGF
- a CDS encoding MATE family efflux transporter — translated: MKKKYDLTEGNILYKLTLLSLPIMGMSLIQMAYNMIDMIWIGRLGNGAVAAVGTAGFFLKFGFAITALIFIGTGIRTSQSVGEKNYKKANSYAETSIINTMGLIAAFIVLILISRYQLIGFFKLNNPAIEKMAVDYMSITAFGIFFSSLSLVFTRIFNGHGDSKTPFLITSIGLILNIILDPILIFGLFGFPKLGVVGAAIATVLAQTIVSTILFIYLRKNYQIFTRGFIYDMEKTRDIIKIGTPIAAQRILFTGFSVFIARIIANWGADAIAVQRVGVQIESISWITAGGFQGALAAFVGQNYGAKKYDRIKKGYFNAIGIISVLGVFVSFILIVFPEPIFRIFLQDDYIVSLGANYLRILGVSQLFMVVEMTTVGGFQGIGKTLPPSIVSIILTGARIPMALLLSATVLELNGIWWSITISSIFKGIALPIWFMIHLKRFKEEKTLVTN
- a CDS encoding metalloregulator ArsR/SmtB family transcription factor, producing the protein MNNIDFQARIFKALGHPLRLKILKKLVDGELCVCKLVDDTEFTQANLSQHLKILSNAGLIVKRKEGNYSHYRISDDKTIDLLSNCEDLATNYIKKLL
- a CDS encoding (2Fe-2S)-binding protein; the encoded protein is MYEYICYCDKVTKGDIVTAVFGGAKTFKEVIQITGAMKNSNCEENNPKGVCCSADIIELLKEYS
- a CDS encoding adenylate kinase; its protein translation is MNIMLFGAPGAGKGTQAKFLIEKYDIPQISTGDILRAAIKAGTEMGLEAKKFMDEGKLVPDSTIIGIIRDRLAEKDCAEGFILDGFPRTIPQAEALEKLMEDMKISLDRVISLNVPDELIVDRITGRRVCPKCGASFHVEFNPPKSTDICDYCGEALIIRKDDTAETVVNRLASYHAQTAPLFDFYTTRGVMAEVDGTKDVSEVKEDIFKILG